A single Pseudomonadota bacterium DNA region contains:
- the lspA gene encoding signal peptidase II: protein MHPALRWVLGWRSNGAWLWLSALVIVLDQLTKRYIVQHFEYAQNVVVNDYFNITRLHNTGAAFSFLADASGWQHWLFVGLGLAVSIGIVIWLRLLKGRRILSAALALMLGGALGNVIDRVQFGHVIDFIHVHYQEHFFPAFNVADSALTLGAILLIIDGFFSRSAEEAALRDAAQGGTED from the coding sequence ATGCACCCGGCCCTGCGCTGGGTGCTCGGCTGGCGTAGCAACGGCGCCTGGCTGTGGCTCTCGGCGCTGGTCATCGTGCTCGATCAGCTCACCAAGCGCTACATCGTGCAGCACTTCGAGTACGCGCAGAACGTCGTGGTCAACGACTACTTCAACATCACCCGCCTGCACAACACGGGCGCAGCGTTCAGCTTTCTCGCCGACGCCTCAGGCTGGCAGCACTGGCTGTTCGTCGGCCTTGGCCTAGCTGTATCGATAGGTATCGTGATCTGGCTGCGCTTGTTGAAGGGGCGGCGAATTCTGAGTGCCGCCTTGGCTTTGATGCTCGGGGGGGCGCTGGGCAACGTGATCGATCGGGTGCAGTTTGGGCACGTGATCGACTTCATCCACGTGCACTATCAGGAGCACTTCTTTCCGGCCTTTAACGTGGCGGACTCAGCCCTCACCCTGGGCGCGATCTTACTCATCATCGATGGCTTCTTCAGTCGCTCGGCGGAGGAGGCCGCCCTGCGCGACGCGGCGCAGGGCGGTACCGAGGACTGA
- the ribF gene encoding bifunctional riboflavin kinase/FAD synthetase: MQLIRGLYNLRPEHRGTALTLGNFDGVHRGHQAILERLAGLGGGRTSVLLFEPTPREYFDPAHAPRRLMRFAEKLDVLATLGVDQVVCLRFDERIADLAPETFVEQLLVDGLGITHVLVGADARYGRQRAGTFATLQAHGERAGFAVEAAPTVCMGGERISSTRIRAALAAHDFAAAEALLGRPYAMSGRVTHGQKLGRTLGYPTANIPVRRLHSPLHGIFAVRVAGVGSADDAAGWPGVASLGSRPTVDGEGLLLEVFLFDFSGDLYGQRLRVEFVQYLRDEVRFDSLEALTRQMDEDAQAARRALAGTQDPSAQHS; encoded by the coding sequence ATGCAGCTGATTCGGGGCCTCTACAATCTGCGCCCCGAGCATCGGGGCACGGCGCTGACCCTCGGCAATTTCGACGGTGTGCATCGCGGCCACCAGGCGATCCTCGAGCGCTTGGCAGGGCTCGGCGGTGGCCGCACGAGCGTGCTCCTGTTCGAGCCCACCCCCAGGGAGTATTTCGATCCCGCCCACGCCCCGCGTCGCTTGATGCGCTTTGCAGAGAAGCTGGACGTGCTCGCGACCCTGGGCGTCGATCAAGTGGTCTGCCTGCGTTTTGACGAGCGGATCGCCGACCTGGCCCCCGAGACCTTCGTCGAGCAACTGTTGGTGGACGGGCTGGGTATCACCCATGTGCTAGTGGGGGCCGACGCGCGTTACGGGCGCCAGCGCGCGGGCACCTTCGCCACGCTCCAGGCCCACGGGGAGCGCGCGGGCTTTGCCGTGGAAGCCGCGCCCACGGTGTGCATGGGGGGCGAGCGGATCTCCAGCACGCGCATTCGGGCTGCCCTCGCGGCTCACGACTTCGCGGCGGCGGAAGCCCTGTTGGGGCGACCGTACGCGATGAGCGGGCGTGTCACCCATGGGCAGAAGTTAGGTCGCACCCTCGGTTACCCCACGGCTAACATCCCCGTCAGACGCCTGCACTCGCCCCTGCACGGCATCTTCGCGGTGCGCGTGGCAGGCGTCGGATCCGCAGACGACGCGGCAGGCTGGCCCGGCGTGGCGAGCCTAGGCAGCCGCCCCACGGTCGACGGTGAGGGCCTGCTGCTAGAGGTGTTCCTGTTCGACTTCAGCGGTGATCTCTACGGTCAGCGCCTTCGCGTGGAGTTCGTCCAATACCTACGCGATGAAGTACGCTTCGACAGCCTAGAAGCCCTGACCCGCCAGATGGACGAGGATGCCCAGGCGGCGCGCCGAGCCCTCGCAGGGACCCAAGATCCTTCGGCGCAACACTCGTAA
- the murJ gene encoding murein biosynthesis integral membrane protein MurJ, translated as MTLLSRVLGFIRDVVLARLFGAGAGMDVFVVAFQIPNFLRRLFAEGAFAPAFVPVLTQVRKVGDAEDEQAFIDRVAGTLGGILIAVTALGVLGAPVLIFVFSSGFGGGEAAERFDLAVDMLRFTFPYILFISLTALAGAVLNVHERFAVPAFTPVLLNLVLISAAVFLSTGMARPEMGLAVGVLVAGAVQLAFQLPFLRAIGRLPRPRWGWRDCNVQRVLTLMFPAIFGSSVAQLNLLVDRHIASYLETGSISWLYYSDRLLEFPLGLFAVALATVILPRLSARYDREAPQAFSATLDWALRLTALIAVPAAIGLTVLAVPLIATLFQYREFDAHDTVMAGAALTAYGLCLLGFVLVKVLAPGYFSRQDTRTPVRIGIIAMGVNIALNGVFVLAFLRLRFDAPHAGLAAATGVSAFVNAGLLYRGLRREGVYAPSAQWVTLLPRLLAAAALMGVLVWWLAGPRETWLIGSAWDRAGHLALCVLGGAASYVAALWLFGLRPRHLRTPA; from the coding sequence ATGACACTGCTGTCGCGGGTGCTAGGCTTCATCCGCGACGTGGTGCTGGCCCGCCTGTTCGGCGCGGGTGCTGGTATGGACGTCTTCGTAGTCGCCTTTCAGATCCCGAACTTCCTGCGCCGCCTGTTTGCCGAGGGGGCCTTCGCGCCCGCCTTCGTGCCCGTGCTAACCCAGGTGCGCAAGGTGGGCGACGCTGAGGATGAGCAGGCCTTTATCGACCGTGTGGCCGGCACCCTAGGCGGTATTCTGATCGCCGTCACGGCCCTTGGCGTGCTCGGCGCGCCGGTGCTCATTTTCGTGTTCAGCTCCGGCTTTGGCGGTGGGGAGGCGGCAGAGCGCTTCGACCTCGCCGTCGACATGCTGCGTTTCACCTTTCCCTACATCCTGTTCATCTCCCTGACGGCCCTCGCCGGCGCCGTGCTCAACGTGCACGAACGCTTCGCCGTGCCGGCCTTCACGCCCGTGCTTCTGAACCTGGTGTTGATCAGCGCTGCCGTTTTCCTCTCCACGGGGATGGCTCGGCCTGAGATGGGCTTGGCCGTGGGTGTCTTGGTGGCGGGGGCTGTGCAGCTGGCGTTTCAGCTGCCCTTCTTGCGCGCAATCGGCCGCCTGCCACGCCCGCGCTGGGGTTGGCGGGACTGCAATGTGCAGCGTGTGTTAACGCTCATGTTCCCTGCGATCTTCGGCTCCTCCGTGGCGCAGCTGAATCTCCTAGTGGATCGGCACATCGCGTCCTACCTCGAGACGGGTAGCATCAGCTGGCTGTACTACTCAGATCGGCTGCTCGAATTCCCCCTGGGCTTATTCGCCGTGGCCCTGGCGACGGTGATCCTGCCGCGCCTCTCCGCACGCTATGACCGCGAGGCACCGCAGGCCTTCAGCGCCACCCTCGACTGGGCCCTGCGCCTGACGGCGTTGATCGCCGTACCGGCAGCGATCGGCCTCACGGTGCTCGCCGTGCCGCTGATCGCCACCTTGTTCCAGTACCGGGAGTTCGATGCCCACGACACGGTGATGGCGGGCGCTGCGCTCACAGCCTACGGCCTGTGCTTGCTCGGCTTCGTGCTCGTCAAGGTGCTCGCGCCGGGGTACTTCTCGCGCCAAGACACGCGCACGCCCGTGCGTATCGGCATCATCGCGATGGGGGTCAACATCGCCTTGAACGGCGTGTTCGTGCTCGCGTTCTTGCGCTTGCGCTTCGATGCCCCTCATGCCGGTCTAGCGGCGGCGACCGGTGTATCCGCTTTCGTCAACGCGGGCCTCTTGTACCGAGGCCTTCGTCGCGAAGGGGTGTACGCCCCCAGTGCGCAGTGGGTGACCCTGTTGCCGCGCCTGCTCGCGGCGGCGGCGCTGATGGGGGTATTGGTGTGGTGGTTGGCGGGTCCGCGCGAGACCTGGCTGATTGGGTCAGCGTGGGATCGGGCAGGTCACCTCGCCCTGTGCGTGTTGGGCGGTGCCGCCAGCTACGTTGCTGCCCTTTGGCTGTTCGGATTGCGCCCCCGCCATCTGCGCACGCCTGCCTGA
- the rpsT gene encoding 30S ribosomal protein S20, with protein sequence MANSKQATKRARQAVGRRAHNMSLRSRMRTMIKRVRKAISEGDAAGANEHFKAAAPVIDGMVSKGVLHRNAAARYKSRLNSAILKLNA encoded by the coding sequence TTGGCTAACTCCAAGCAGGCCACCAAGCGCGCGCGCCAGGCCGTCGGCCGCCGCGCCCACAACATGTCGCTCCGCTCGCGCATGCGCACCATGATCAAGCGCGTGCGCAAGGCCATCTCCGAAGGCGACGCCGCCGGCGCCAACGAGCACTTCAAGGCTGCCGCCCCCGTCATCGACGGCATGGTGAGCAAGGGCGTGCTGCACCGTAACGCCGCCGCCCGCTATAAGAGCCGCCTGAACAGCGCGATCCTCAAGCTCAACGCCTGA
- the cgtA gene encoding Obg family GTPase CgtA, which produces MKFVDEATIRVNAGKGGDGCASMRREKYVPKGGPDGGDGGRGGDVILVADEGLNTLVDFRTQRRFRAETGQAGRGKDCTGRGGQSLEVKVPVGTIVKDLDTGETLGDLADADARLVVARGGDGGLGNVHFKSSTNRAPRQFTPGQPGEARQLQLELRLLADVGLLGLPNAGKSTLIGAMSAARPKIADYPFTTLHPNLGVVRVGSHQSFVLADVPGLIEGAAEGAGLGIRFLKHLERTRLLLHLVDLAPLEGDPLNDVTTIAGELAKFSPELAARERWLVFNKLDLLSDDDAQAQIASVTQSLDWQGPVWRLSAATGAGCKELAGALMQRLERMREEAVSKEETEGAAAGSTATGWEDAP; this is translated from the coding sequence GTGAAGTTCGTCGATGAAGCCACCATCCGCGTAAACGCCGGCAAAGGCGGTGACGGCTGTGCCAGCATGCGCCGGGAGAAGTACGTGCCTAAGGGTGGCCCCGACGGGGGCGACGGCGGGCGCGGCGGCGACGTGATCCTGGTGGCGGACGAGGGCCTCAACACGCTCGTCGACTTTCGCACCCAACGGCGCTTTCGCGCCGAGACCGGGCAGGCGGGCCGCGGCAAGGACTGTACGGGTCGCGGAGGCCAGTCGCTGGAAGTAAAGGTGCCCGTCGGTACGATCGTAAAGGACCTCGACACGGGCGAGACCCTGGGCGACCTGGCGGACGCGGACGCCCGTCTGGTCGTCGCCCGCGGCGGTGACGGCGGCCTCGGCAACGTGCACTTCAAGTCGAGCACGAACCGCGCGCCGCGCCAGTTCACGCCGGGTCAGCCCGGCGAAGCGCGCCAGCTGCAACTCGAGCTGCGCCTGCTGGCGGACGTAGGGCTGCTCGGGCTTCCGAACGCTGGCAAATCGACGCTCATCGGCGCCATGTCGGCGGCGCGCCCAAAGATCGCCGACTATCCCTTTACCACCTTGCACCCGAACCTCGGCGTCGTGCGGGTAGGCAGTCACCAGAGCTTCGTGCTCGCCGACGTGCCGGGCCTCATCGAGGGGGCTGCGGAGGGCGCAGGGCTGGGGATTCGCTTCCTCAAGCATCTGGAGCGTACGCGGCTTCTGCTCCACCTGGTGGATCTAGCACCGCTCGAGGGCGATCCACTGAACGACGTCACCACGATCGCGGGGGAGCTCGCGAAGTTCTCACCCGAGCTCGCCGCCAGAGAGCGCTGGCTCGTGTTCAACAAGCTCGATCTGCTCAGCGACGACGATGCGCAAGCGCAAATCGCTAGCGTCACGCAGTCCCTTGACTGGCAGGGCCCCGTGTGGCGCCTCTCGGCAGCTACAGGCGCGGGCTGTAAGGAGTTGGCGGGCGCACTGATGCAACGCCTCGAGCGGATGCGCGAGGAGGCGGTGTCGAAGGAAGAAACAGAGGGTGCTGCGGCAGGATCGACGGCGACGGGCTGGGAAGACGCGCCTTGA
- the rpmA gene encoding 50S ribosomal protein L27, with protein sequence MAHKKAGGSTRNGRDSQSKRLGLKKFGGQQVKAGNILVRQRGTGFNPGVNVGVGRDHTLFALTDGEVRFTKRGPKARRFVDVVAADS encoded by the coding sequence ATGGCACACAAGAAAGCAGGCGGTAGTACTCGCAACGGCCGCGATTCACAGAGCAAGCGCCTAGGCTTGAAGAAGTTCGGAGGCCAACAGGTGAAGGCAGGCAACATCCTCGTTCGCCAGCGCGGCACGGGTTTTAACCCGGGCGTGAACGTGGGCGTAGGTCGTGACCACACGCTGTTCGCCCTTACCGACGGTGAAGTGCGCTTCACCAAGCGCGGCCCTAAGGCGCGTCGCTTTGTCGACGTGGTCGCCGCCGACAGCTGA
- the rplU gene encoding 50S ribosomal protein L21, with translation MYAVIKTGGKQYRVSEGDVLRVEKLEGEPGSTYEFTDVLMVGDGENVTVGSPLVAGGRVTATIEETAKGDKVDIVKFRRRQGYLRMKGHRQFYTQLKVTGISCDA, from the coding sequence ATGTACGCGGTCATCAAGACGGGTGGCAAGCAGTACCGGGTTAGCGAGGGCGATGTCCTGCGCGTGGAGAAGCTCGAGGGCGAGCCCGGCTCCACCTACGAATTTACGGACGTGCTGATGGTCGGTGATGGCGAGAACGTCACGGTCGGCTCTCCGCTAGTCGCTGGCGGTAGGGTCACAGCCACGATCGAGGAGACGGCCAAGGGCGATAAGGTGGACATCGTGAAGTTCCGCCGCCGTCAGGGCTACCTCCGCATGAAGGGCCATCGTCAGTTCTACACCCAGCTGAAAGTCACGGGTATTTCCTGCGACGCCTGA
- the ispB gene encoding octaprenyl diphosphate synthase: MALTDIRALISEDLAAIDGEIRRQLHTRVPLIDTIAHYIVSSGGKRLRPMIVVLAARALAYEGDAHVKSAAIIEFIHTATLLHDDVVDESNLRRGRQTANSVYGNAASVLTGDFLYSRAFQMMVQIGDMQVMEVLADATNVIAEGEVQQLVNCHDPDTTEARYLEVIRHKTAKLFEAGAQLAAILGGQPAEIAGQLAVYGMRLGTAFQLRDDALDYDASAEEIGKNIGDDLAEGKPTMPLIHAIRVGTPEQVSLVRRAIETGGRDEIEAVIAAVRNSGALDYTHQRAREEADAALAALAPLPDSVYKDALASLASISVSRSH, from the coding sequence ATGGCCCTGACGGACATTCGCGCGCTTATCTCCGAGGATCTTGCCGCGATCGACGGTGAAATCCGTCGGCAGCTGCACACCCGCGTGCCCCTGATCGACACCATCGCGCACTACATAGTGAGCTCCGGCGGCAAGCGCCTGCGGCCCATGATCGTAGTGCTCGCTGCGCGGGCCTTAGCCTACGAGGGCGACGCCCACGTGAAGTCCGCCGCCATCATCGAGTTTATCCACACGGCCACCCTGCTCCACGACGATGTGGTGGACGAGTCGAACCTGCGTCGGGGACGCCAGACGGCCAATTCCGTCTACGGCAACGCTGCCAGCGTGCTCACCGGTGACTTCCTCTACTCACGCGCCTTCCAGATGATGGTGCAGATCGGCGACATGCAGGTCATGGAAGTGCTCGCCGACGCCACCAACGTGATCGCCGAGGGCGAAGTGCAGCAGCTCGTGAACTGCCACGACCCCGACACCACCGAGGCTCGCTACCTCGAGGTGATCCGCCACAAGACCGCGAAGCTCTTCGAGGCCGGCGCTCAGCTTGCCGCCATCCTCGGTGGACAGCCGGCCGAAATCGCCGGACAACTCGCCGTGTATGGCATGCGCCTAGGCACCGCCTTCCAGCTGCGCGACGACGCCCTCGACTACGACGCCAGTGCCGAGGAGATCGGCAAGAACATCGGCGACGACCTCGCCGAGGGCAAGCCGACCATGCCGCTCATCCACGCGATTCGCGTCGGCACGCCCGAGCAAGTCTCGCTAGTGCGTCGGGCGATCGAAACCGGCGGACGGGATGAGATCGAGGCGGTAATCGCCGCTGTTCGCAACTCAGGCGCCCTCGACTACACCCACCAGCGTGCGCGGGAAGAAGCGGACGCGGCCCTCGCTGCCTTGGCGCCCCTGCCCGACTCGGTGTACAAGGACGCGCTAGCATCCCTAGCGAGTATTTCCGTTAGCCGAAGTCACTAA
- a CDS encoding NAD(P)/FAD-dependent oxidoreductase yields MSQPPPSPAQAPLSTAPAKPRIVVVGGGAGGLELVAALGRRLGRKGKADIMLVDRNSSHIWKPLLHEVATGALDSSLDEVGYREHAHRFGYCYLFGEMCGLDRQAKEVIIAPTIDEDGEEIMAEQRIRYDYLVIAVGSVSNDFATEGVTEHCIFLDRRQQAERFRQKLLNLCVAASLKTQANPAEKPTVDVAIVGGGATGVELAAELRHATDELRYYGLDNFDQSQLRTALLEAGPRILPALPERISSAAHEELENIGVKVLCNARVVKVTRAGMKLAHEGPFIEGDLKVWAAGVKAPEFLQDLGGLETTRGNLLVVEPTLRTTRDPAIFAIGDCAACPMPDDPERNVPPRAQAAHQMAECLVKNLLREMEGKPLKPYKYTDFGALVNLSRFSTVGSLMGNLIGGSMKVEGRIARIMYISLYRMHLSAVHGWFRAAVMTVVGHIARVVRPRVKLH; encoded by the coding sequence GTGTCTCAGCCACCCCCAAGTCCCGCCCAGGCGCCTCTCTCCACAGCCCCTGCCAAGCCGCGCATCGTCGTCGTCGGCGGTGGCGCGGGTGGACTGGAGCTCGTCGCCGCCCTCGGTCGTCGCCTCGGCCGTAAGGGCAAGGCGGACATCATGCTGGTGGACCGCAACTCCTCCCACATCTGGAAGCCCCTCCTGCACGAGGTGGCGACGGGCGCCCTCGACTCGAGCCTCGACGAGGTGGGCTACCGTGAGCACGCCCACCGCTTCGGCTACTGCTACCTCTTTGGCGAGATGTGTGGCCTCGATCGGCAGGCGAAGGAAGTGATCATCGCACCCACCATCGATGAGGACGGCGAGGAGATCATGGCGGAGCAGCGCATTCGCTACGACTACCTAGTGATAGCGGTAGGGAGCGTCTCGAACGACTTCGCCACTGAGGGCGTGACGGAACACTGCATCTTCCTCGACCGGCGCCAGCAGGCGGAGCGCTTTCGCCAGAAGCTGCTCAATCTGTGTGTGGCGGCGTCGTTGAAGACCCAGGCCAACCCGGCGGAGAAACCGACCGTGGACGTCGCCATCGTAGGCGGCGGCGCCACGGGCGTGGAACTCGCTGCAGAGCTGCGCCACGCTACGGACGAGCTGCGCTACTACGGCCTCGATAACTTCGATCAGTCTCAGCTGCGCACGGCGCTGCTGGAGGCCGGCCCGCGCATCCTTCCGGCCCTGCCCGAGCGCATCTCCAGCGCGGCGCACGAGGAGTTGGAGAACATCGGCGTGAAGGTGCTCTGCAACGCTCGCGTGGTCAAGGTAACGCGTGCGGGCATGAAGCTTGCGCACGAGGGTCCCTTCATCGAGGGTGACCTCAAGGTATGGGCGGCGGGCGTGAAAGCGCCGGAGTTCCTGCAGGACCTTGGCGGTCTAGAGACGACCCGCGGCAATCTGTTGGTGGTCGAGCCCACGCTGCGCACGACGCGTGATCCGGCGATCTTCGCTATCGGCGACTGCGCGGCCTGCCCGATGCCGGATGATCCTGAGCGCAACGTGCCGCCTCGCGCGCAAGCGGCGCATCAGATGGCCGAGTGCCTGGTGAAGAACCTGCTGCGCGAGATGGAGGGCAAGCCTCTCAAGCCCTACAAATACACCGATTTCGGCGCCCTGGTGAATCTCTCTCGCTTTAGCACCGTCGGCAGCCTCATGGGTAATCTCATCGGCGGCAGCATGAAGGTGGAGGGGCGCATCGCGCGCATCATGTACATCAGTCTCTACCGCATGCACCTAAGCGCGGTGCACGGTTGGTTCCGAGCGGCGGTGATGACGGTGGTGGGGCACATCGCCCGGGTGGTGCGGCCTCGAGTGAAGCTGCACTAG
- a CDS encoding toll/interleukin-1 receptor domain-containing protein, with protein MANEEHVELLLRSVKEWNAWRKAKPHETPNLVQADLQGEDLGGADFRRANLRGADLRVANLRAADLPVANLSAADLREADLRGADLSGADLRGANLGLALLAGADLHQALFYRTNLTQCSSISRAMYLDQVFHLGPSILDFGDNFHETAALPEVFLRGCGIPEALIEYLPSLSTEAIKFYSCFISYSHDDESFARRLHDQLQARGIRCWLDKHQVRGGDKLMDAVDQGIRLWDKVILCCSKSSLNSWWVSNEVEAAFEKERKLQEQTGNPVLALVPLDLDGHLLKQEGGVAAQVRTRKAINLAGWKDNTVFERGFKDVVDALHTERPPPPPRKLG; from the coding sequence ATGGCGAACGAAGAGCACGTCGAGCTGCTGCTGCGAAGCGTTAAGGAATGGAACGCGTGGAGGAAAGCCAAACCCCATGAGACCCCGAACCTCGTCCAGGCGGACCTCCAGGGGGAAGACCTCGGTGGGGCAGACTTCCGTAGGGCGAACCTGCGTGGGGCGGACCTGCGCGTGGCGAATCTCCGCGCGGCGGACCTCCCCGTGGCGAACCTCAGCGCGGCGGACCTCCGCGAAGCAGACCTCCGTGGGGCGGACCTCAGTGGGGCAGACCTCCGCGGGGCGAATCTCGGCTTAGCTCTACTTGCTGGGGCTGATCTTCACCAAGCGCTGTTTTACCGAACCAATCTCACCCAGTGCAGCAGTATTTCAAGAGCAATGTACCTCGATCAGGTGTTCCACCTGGGCCCGTCTATCCTCGACTTCGGTGACAACTTCCACGAAACCGCAGCCCTTCCCGAAGTGTTCCTTCGTGGCTGCGGCATCCCAGAGGCACTAATCGAGTACTTGCCGTCGCTCAGCACAGAGGCGATCAAGTTCTACAGCTGCTTCATCAGTTACAGCCACGACGACGAGAGCTTCGCGAGAAGACTCCACGATCAGCTCCAAGCTCGTGGAATTCGGTGTTGGTTAGACAAGCACCAAGTCCGCGGCGGTGACAAGCTCATGGACGCTGTCGACCAGGGAATCCGACTCTGGGACAAAGTGATTCTCTGCTGCTCGAAGTCTTCGCTCAATAGTTGGTGGGTCAGCAACGAAGTCGAAGCAGCTTTCGAGAAAGAACGGAAGCTACAGGAACAAACAGGCAACCCCGTACTCGCGCTGGTACCGCTTGACCTAGACGGTCACCTACTCAAGCAGGAGGGGGGAGTTGCCGCTCAAGTAAGGACACGCAAGGCTATCAATCTCGCCGGATGGAAGGACAATACGGTCTTCGAACGCGGGTTTAAGGACGTTGTTGATGCACTTCACACTGAGCGCCCTCCCCCGCCCCCACGGAAGCTGGGCTAA
- a CDS encoding succinylglutamate desuccinylase/aspartoacylase family protein produces MPDSQLPTGLSVNQFIGFRPGPKLLILGAVHGNETCGTRAIERLRREIEEGTVRIDCGTLTMIPITNPLAYRLKRRHGDRNLNRNMRIASAPEDFEDAVANVLCPLLEAHDILLDLHSFHTPGVPFALFGPPNNDDHLQPFDKAEQEEALALHLGVDRFVEGWLETYAQGVRDRLARGAEANVDYGVGTTETIRRYGGMGITLECGQHDEDEAPHRAYRAVCATLSHLAMAAGLPSPPPPAHPEVIRLYKVIDRLHRDDRFVRDWRSFEKVARGDVIAVRHDGVELSAETDGWIVFPNPNAQVDQEWFYLAGKSDRLRPARGP; encoded by the coding sequence ATGCCTGACAGTCAGCTCCCAACGGGCCTGTCCGTCAATCAGTTCATTGGCTTTCGGCCCGGTCCCAAGCTGCTCATCCTGGGGGCCGTGCACGGCAACGAGACGTGCGGCACGCGGGCCATCGAGCGCCTACGGCGGGAGATCGAGGAAGGCACCGTCCGCATCGACTGCGGCACCCTCACGATGATCCCCATTACCAACCCGCTGGCCTACCGGCTGAAACGTCGCCACGGCGACCGCAACCTCAACCGCAATATGCGCATCGCCAGCGCCCCTGAGGATTTCGAGGACGCCGTCGCCAACGTGCTCTGCCCCCTGCTGGAGGCCCACGACATCCTGCTCGATCTGCATTCCTTCCACACCCCCGGTGTCCCCTTCGCCCTGTTCGGGCCACCGAACAACGACGATCACTTGCAACCGTTCGACAAGGCCGAGCAGGAGGAAGCGCTGGCACTTCACCTGGGGGTCGATCGCTTCGTTGAAGGCTGGTTGGAGACTTACGCGCAGGGCGTACGAGATCGCCTGGCACGCGGAGCCGAGGCGAACGTCGACTACGGCGTTGGCACCACCGAGACAATCCGCCGCTACGGCGGCATGGGCATCACCCTGGAGTGCGGCCAACACGACGAGGACGAGGCGCCTCACCGCGCGTATCGGGCTGTCTGCGCCACCTTGTCACATCTCGCCATGGCCGCGGGATTACCGAGCCCCCCGCCACCGGCGCATCCCGAGGTGATTCGCCTCTACAAGGTGATCGATCGGCTGCACCGCGACGACCGCTTCGTCCGAGACTGGCGCAGCTTCGAGAAGGTTGCGCGAGGCGATGTGATCGCCGTGCGTCACGACGGGGTGGAGCTGAGCGCTGAGACTGACGGGTGGATCGTCTTCCCCAATCCGAACGCTCAGGTAGACCAGGAGTGGTTTTACCTTGCCGGTAAGTCAGACCGCCTACGGCCAGCTCGAGGGCCGTGA